From a single Bacillus gobiensis genomic region:
- a CDS encoding chemotaxis protein CheD translates to MSIVEPEIVTVGISDLKIAAKPNRLRTSGLGSCIGLVIYDSVNKTAGMVHIMLPDSSFSKTSELNKAKYADTAVQYLVEMLESAGCEKSSLLAKMAGGSEMFKFSYQPEIMRIGPRNVEAVKNNLSLLNIPIVSSDTGGTNGRTIEFDMDTENLTIRTVTQGVKVI, encoded by the coding sequence ATGAGTATAGTTGAACCAGAAATTGTAACAGTTGGCATTTCGGATCTAAAGATAGCGGCAAAACCGAACAGGCTGCGAACCTCGGGTTTGGGATCTTGTATTGGATTAGTGATCTATGACTCTGTTAACAAGACGGCTGGGATGGTACATATTATGCTTCCTGATTCATCCTTCTCAAAAACCAGTGAACTGAACAAAGCAAAGTACGCAGATACAGCCGTCCAATATTTGGTTGAAATGCTTGAGAGTGCCGGATGCGAGAAGTCGTCACTTTTAGCAAAAATGGCCGGCGGGTCTGAGATGTTCAAGTTTTCTTACCAGCCTGAAATCATGAGAATTGGACCGAGAAATGTGGAAGCAGTCAAAAATAACCTCAGTCTTCTCAATATTCCTATCGTCAGCTCTGATACAGGAGGAACTAATGGAAGAACGATTGAATTCGATATGGACACAGAAAACCTTACAATCCGTACAGTGACTCAAGGAGTAAAAGTGATATAA
- a CDS encoding FliA/WhiG family RNA polymerase sigma factor — protein MQSLRSEDQLLWSRWKEWRDRNAGDDLIRKYMPLVTYHVGRISVGLPKSVHKDDLTSLGLMGLYDALEKFDPGRDLKFDTYASFRIRGAIIDGLRKEDWLPRTSRVKTKKVDVAIERLEQRYLRNVTPDEIAKELGMTQEDVVTTINEGFFANLLSIDDKLHDQDEGENIQVMIRDHNEQTPEEKIVKAELIEQLSDQIRELSEKEQIVISLFYKEELTLTEIGQVLKLSTSRISQIHSKALFKLKHLLEKAID, from the coding sequence ATGCAATCCTTAAGATCTGAAGACCAATTGCTTTGGTCACGCTGGAAAGAATGGAGAGACCGCAATGCCGGTGATGACTTAATTCGAAAATATATGCCGCTTGTCACCTATCACGTAGGTCGTATCTCAGTAGGATTGCCAAAATCAGTCCATAAGGATGATCTAACGAGTTTAGGCTTGATGGGATTATATGATGCTTTAGAAAAATTCGACCCTGGACGTGATTTAAAGTTTGACACCTATGCTTCATTTCGAATCAGAGGTGCCATTATTGACGGGCTTCGCAAAGAGGACTGGCTGCCAAGAACGTCACGTGTAAAAACAAAGAAGGTGGATGTGGCAATTGAGCGGCTGGAGCAGCGTTATTTACGAAATGTAACACCGGATGAAATTGCCAAAGAATTAGGAATGACACAAGAGGATGTCGTAACAACGATTAATGAAGGATTTTTTGCCAACCTTCTTTCAATTGATGATAAACTTCATGATCAGGATGAAGGGGAAAACATTCAGGTTATGATCAGAGACCATAACGAACAGACGCCAGAAGAAAAAATTGTAAAAGCAGAATTAATCGAACAGCTATCCGATCAAATTCGTGAGCTTTCAGAAAAAGAGCAAATTGTTATCAGCTTGTTTTATAAAGAAGAATTAACGCTGACTGAAATAGGACAAGTACTGAAGCTTTCTACGTCGCGAATTTCACAAATTCATTCAAAAGCATTATTTAAGTTAAAACATTTGCTTGAAAAGGCAATTGATTAA
- a CDS encoding DUF6115 domain-containing protein, translated as MTTVMLWLASFTLHGVLIYFVLILYTRLKATHDMEAKQRQLLEETENTLTAFLIELKDENRELKKQLEVPEATKSKHFETKNQSTNEKSENKEELPSYIESLLKETERNEAAVMQPEQEIQLSFDEQAVALFQKGHSIEEIARKLKSGKTEIELLLKFRGMR; from the coding sequence ATGACAACTGTAATGCTATGGCTCGCCAGCTTTACCCTTCACGGAGTCCTGATTTATTTTGTTCTTATTTTATATACTCGGTTGAAAGCAACACATGATATGGAAGCGAAACAAAGGCAGCTGCTCGAAGAAACAGAGAACACTCTGACCGCATTTTTAATCGAATTAAAGGACGAAAATCGGGAATTAAAGAAGCAGCTGGAAGTGCCTGAAGCTACAAAATCAAAACACTTCGAAACCAAAAATCAATCAACCAATGAAAAAAGTGAAAACAAAGAAGAATTGCCTTCGTATATTGAGTCTCTATTAAAAGAAACAGAGAGGAATGAGGCAGCGGTTATGCAGCCGGAGCAAGAGATACAGCTGTCCTTCGATGAGCAAGCCGTCGCTTTGTTCCAAAAGGGACATTCAATAGAAGAGATTGCCCGCAAACTAAAAAGCGGGAAAACTGAAATCGAATTGCTTTTGAAATTTCGCGGGATGAGATGA
- the rpsB gene encoding 30S ribosomal protein S2, with product MSVISMKQLLEAGVHFGHQTRRWNPKMKRYIFTERNGIYIIDLQKTVKKVEEAYNFTKQLAADGGKILFVGTKKQAQESVKEEAERSGMYYVNQRWLGGTLTNFETIQKRIKRLKDIEKMRENGTFDVLPKKEVVQLNKELERLEKFLGGIKDMKGLPDALFIIDPRKERIAVAEARKLHIPIVGIVDTNCDPDEIDHVIPANDDAIRAVKLLTSKMADAILEAKQGEEEAPEAAATV from the coding sequence ATGTCAGTTATCTCAATGAAGCAATTGCTTGAAGCTGGTGTTCACTTCGGCCACCAAACTCGCCGTTGGAACCCAAAAATGAAACGTTACATTTTTACTGAACGTAACGGAATCTACATCATCGACCTTCAAAAGACGGTGAAAAAGGTAGAAGAAGCTTACAACTTCACAAAACAGCTTGCTGCTGACGGAGGAAAAATCCTTTTTGTCGGAACAAAAAAACAAGCTCAAGAGTCTGTGAAAGAAGAAGCAGAACGTTCTGGAATGTATTACGTAAACCAACGTTGGTTAGGCGGAACATTAACAAACTTTGAAACCATTCAAAAACGCATCAAACGTTTAAAAGATATTGAAAAAATGCGTGAAAACGGCACGTTCGACGTTTTGCCTAAAAAAGAAGTCGTTCAGTTGAATAAAGAATTAGAGCGTCTTGAAAAATTCTTAGGCGGAATCAAAGACATGAAAGGGCTGCCTGATGCATTGTTCATCATTGACCCTCGTAAAGAGCGCATTGCAGTTGCGGAAGCTCGCAAACTTCATATTCCGATTGTCGGAATCGTCGATACAAACTGTGATCCTGATGAAATTGATCATGTAATTCCAGCAAACGACGATGCGATCCGCGCTGTTAAATTGCTTACATCTAAAATGGCGGATGCGATTTTAGAAGCGAAGCAAGGAGAAGAAGAAGCACCGGAAGCCGCTGCTACTGTATAA
- the tsf gene encoding translation elongation factor Ts, with protein sequence MAITAQLVKELRQKTGAGMMDCKKALTETDGDMDKAVDLLREKGIAKAAKKADRIAAEGSTIIKADGNAAVILEVNSETDFVAKNEGFKELLSTLADHLIASKPSTLEDALASKMSNGSTVEEYITSAMARIGEKLTLRRFELLTKDDNSAFGAYLHMGGRIGVLSVVSGTTDEDLAKDIAMHVAAVNPRYISRDQVSEEEANHEREILTQQALQEGKPENIVAKMVEGRLNKFFEEICLLDQPFVKNPDEKVKKVLGNAKVETFVRYEVGEGIEKRQDNFAEEVMSQVKK encoded by the coding sequence ATGGCAATTACTGCTCAGCTAGTTAAAGAATTACGCCAAAAAACCGGCGCAGGAATGATGGATTGTAAAAAAGCTCTTACTGAAACAGACGGAGATATGGATAAGGCTGTAGATCTACTAAGAGAAAAAGGAATTGCGAAAGCTGCTAAAAAAGCAGACCGCATTGCTGCTGAAGGATCTACGATTATTAAAGCGGATGGAAATGCGGCTGTCATTTTAGAAGTGAATTCTGAAACAGACTTTGTTGCGAAAAACGAAGGATTTAAAGAGCTTCTTTCCACTCTTGCAGATCATCTGATTGCCAGCAAGCCTTCAACACTTGAAGACGCTTTGGCTTCAAAAATGAGCAACGGCTCCACAGTCGAAGAGTATATTACAAGTGCGATGGCAAGAATTGGCGAGAAATTAACTTTGCGCCGCTTTGAACTGTTAACAAAAGATGATAATTCAGCTTTTGGCGCATATTTGCATATGGGTGGACGCATCGGCGTTTTATCTGTTGTCAGCGGAACTACTGATGAAGACCTTGCTAAAGACATTGCAATGCATGTTGCCGCAGTGAATCCAAGATACATTTCAAGAGACCAAGTGTCTGAAGAAGAAGCAAATCATGAACGTGAAATCTTAACTCAGCAAGCACTTCAGGAAGGCAAGCCTGAAAATATCGTTGCGAAAATGGTAGAAGGCCGTTTAAACAAGTTCTTCGAAGAAATTTGTTTATTGGATCAGCCGTTCGTTAAAAATCCTGATGAAAAAGTGAAAAAAGTGCTTGGAAATGCAAAAGTAGAAACGTTTGTCCGTTACGAAGTGGGCGAAGGGATCGAAAAACGCCAAGATAATTTTGCAGAAGAAGTTATGAGCCAAGTGAAAAAATAA